The following DNA comes from Hyphococcus flavus.
GATTGTCGAATACAACCGGCGCGGTGCGGCTTTTCAGTTTCTGCGGTGACAGTCTTTTGACAGCGCGCTCCCCGGCGTTCTTGCCGATAGCGACCGGGTCGCCAAGGTTCGAAAGGTGCGTTTTCGAATCGTAATCGTAATCGCGCTCCATGCCGTTATCGTCCTGCGCGAGAACACTCACGGAAACGGAATGATTGGAGCCGCCGGATTGGCCGAAGAAACCGTGGCTGGTCATCAGCCACTTCTGGCCTTCGCCATAGCTGGCGCCGGCGCCTGATGAATTGACGACGCCTTTTATGGCAAGCGCCGCCTCTTCGCATGCAGCGGCGCGTTCCTGCAGCGCTTCAGTCGATGGCTCTGCATAATCGCCCAGGTCGAGATCTCTGAACGGGGCTTTCGCCAGCCGGTCGACGGGGGCGAGCCCGCAATAGGGGTCTTCGGGCGCGGACTTCGCCATGGCGGCGCAGCGTTCCGCAAGCTCTTTCAGGCCTGATCGGGAATGGTCAGTTGTTGAAACGCTTGCCTGACGCTTGCCAATCAGGACGCGCAGACCGAGGTCTGCGGCTTCAGACCTTTCCACGTCCTCAAGCTTGCCCATCCGCCAGGAAACGCCGCTGGAAACGGAGTGAAAAAACACCGCGTCCGCGGCCTCGGCCCCGGCGGCTTTGGCGTCGGCGAGGACGGCCGACAGGATCGATTCTGCTTCTTTGCTCTGCATGGGCCGGGGGATAGAGGCTCCCGCCGTTCCGCGCAAGTTGGCCTGAGGTTTAGGCGGAAATTTCCTTTCTCGCACCGTCGCCCCATGCCTTCATGGCGGGCAGGGCGAACATCATGTCGCGCCAGGCCGATGCTTCCGGCGAGAGCGCCACGGGGCCATAAGTGACAAAGCGCGAGACCACAGGCGCATACATGGCGTCGGCGATGGAGAACTTGCCGAACAGAAAATCACCGCCGTTTCCATATTCTTTCCGGCATTTCGTCCAGAGATCATTGATACGGTTGACGTCGCGCTGAACGCCGCCGGCGTTAAGGTGACGCATCCCCTCGCGTGTGAACATCATCGGCCAGACCGTGCGCAGCGCCGCGAACCCTGAATGCATTTCCGCCGAAACAGATCGCGCAATGGCGCGCGCCTTTGGATCTTCGGGCCAGAGCTGTTTTTCCGGAAACAGCTCGTTCAAATATTCCATAATCGCGAGAGAATCCCAGATTTTGACGTCGCCATGCGTAAGGAATGGCACAAGCCCGGAAGGAGATTTCTCGGATAGAATGCCGCGCGTCTCTGGACGGTCGAGCCTGATATTATCTTCCGTAAACGGAATGCCTGCTTGCGTCAGGAGTAACCACGGCCGCAACGACCAGGAAGAAAGGTTTTTGTCGCCAATCGTCAAAATCAGGTCGTCCACGTTTCACCTCGCATGGTTCAAAAAGAAGTTCGCAATCCAGCGGCCCATGAGTTCTCGGTCGCTGCGGTTCTTGTAGCTTGAAAGGCCTGTTTCAACCCTGTCCTTTGGCGTGCGTTCGGCGCGCAGGCGCAAAAGCGCGGCGCCAAAGTCGTGGGCGAATTCGGGATGCGGCTGAAACGAAATCGCCGGGCCTTGCGCATATTCGATGACGCCGTTGGGACAGAAGTCCGATCCGCCAAGAACGCGCGCGCCGGGCGGCGGCGTGACGACTTGATCCTGATGCGAAACGGCGCAGGCGATGCGCCGCGCCGGCGGCGTCATCCATGGCGCGCTGCCGTTCAGTTCATATTTATGCACGCCGACGCCCCAGCCTCTGTCCGATTTAGTAACCTCGCCGCCGAACGCCTGAGCCATCAACTGGTGGCCGAAACAGACGCCCACTTGCGGTTTTCCTGCTTTGGCTGTCAGCCGGGCAAGCTTTTCAGCATTAGTGATCCAACTGTCGCCGTCATATACGCCTGACGGAGAACCAGTGATCAGAAGACCGTCAAATTCGCTGGGGCCTGGCGCCGCTTCGCCTTTGAAAATGGCGGAAGTGGAGAATGAGAACCTAGACGACAGGGGCGCCAGCATCCGTTCGAACATGGCGGGATAAGCGCCATATTCCCGGTTCAGAGGCGCGGGCGGTTCGCCGGTTTCGAGAATGCGGATATGCATGAGTGATCCTCAACTGCGTCCCGTTCTTGATCCCGCGCGGTGCTTCGCGTCAAGTCGCAAAAATTGCGAATAAAGCGAGTGTGATATGAGCGACTATATTTCCCAAACCTGCGACGGCGCCGTTTTGCGGCTTTGCTTCAACCGGCCGGACAAGAAAAACGCCATTACAACGCAAATGTATGCAGCGCTCGCTGATGGTTTGGCGCAAGCGCAGGAAGACAAATCCGTGCGCGCTGTCTTGTTCGAGGGGCGGGGCGATTTTTTCACCTCCGGCAATGACATCGGCGATTTCATGTCCGGCGCGGCGCTTGCTGATGACGCTCATGGCAGCCGCCCGGTGGTGCGGTTTCTGGAAGCGATCGCCACGGCGGAAAAGCCGTTGATCGCAGCCGTCAACGGCCCGGCGGTGGGCGTTGGCGTCACCATGCTGTTTCATTGCGATCTCGTTTATGCGTCTGAGGCTGCGGCGTTCCATACGCCGTTCACCGATCTTGCGGTGGTGCCAGAGGCCGCATCCAGTTTGCTGTTGCCGCGCATTGCGGGTCATCAGCGCGCAGCCGAGATGTTTATTCTTGCCAGCAAGATCGATCCGCACCGGGCGCGCGAGTTTGGCTTCGTCAATGAAGTCGTTGCGGCGGACGCGCTTGAGGAAGCAGCGCTTGGCGCGGCGCGCTCTATCGCTGAAAAGGCCCCTGAAGCGGTGCGCCTCACGAAACAATTGATGAAGGGTGGCCGCGAAGAGGTCCTTGAACGGATGAAAGAGGAAGGCGAGCATTTCGCCGCGCAGCTTCAGTCCGCTGAATTTCGCGAGGCCGGCGCTGCATTTTTGCAAAAGCGCAAGCCGGATTTCTCAAATATCGGCTAAAGCTGCGTCAGCGCCACAGCCGCTCCGGCGATGATGACGCCAATAACGGCGCGGCCAATGGGAAAAGGCCCAATGCCGGACGCGGTCGCGCCTTTGCGCTTGCCGGTCACCATGGGGCCGATCAAATTCGCCCGCAGTGCGATATGATAAAAAAGGACCGCGGCGACGTGGAGCCCGATTAGGCCAACGAGCAAATTGAAATTGGCGTCGTGAAGATCCGACGCCGTGCGGGCCATGTCGAAAGAGACGAGATGCGCCAGCGGACCCGATTCAATGCCGTCCACATCAATCGCGAAGAGCCCAAAGCCGATTTGCGCCGCGAGCGCGGCAAGAAGCGCCAAGACGCTTAAGGCGCCAAGGGCGTTGTGCCCTATTCGCGGCGTATAGGGCCGTTTCAACTTGCGCATATAGGCGAGGATCGCGCCAGGACCTTTGACGAAATCAGAAAAGCGCGCCGTACGCGTTCCGGCAAAGCCCCAATAGATGCGGAAAATCAGAAGCGCCATCAGCGCAAGTCCGAAGCGGCGGTGCCAGTTCATGACGTCGTTCTCGCCAGACCACCACAGAAGCGCGACCAGCGCCACGGTGCTCCAGTGAAAGACGCGCACGCTCCAATCCCAGACGATTGCGTCTTTTTGAGATGCTTCCGTCATTGCGCTGCGGGCGCCTTAGTCATCGACGCGGAAGCTGTCGTGGCAATTCTTGCAGGCGCCGCCGATGCCCTGAACCGCTGAGGCAAGCGAGTCGGCGTCGCCGCTTTGTGCGGCTGTGTTCAATGCGGCGGCGGCCGTTTCAAACCGCTCGACGGCGCTGGCGAATTCTTCCGGTTGTTCCCAGATGGTTGCGAGAGCTTCGGTATCGACGCCAAGCACGGG
Coding sequences within:
- a CDS encoding cytochrome b/b6 domain-containing protein, with the translated sequence MTEASQKDAIVWDWSVRVFHWSTVALVALLWWSGENDVMNWHRRFGLALMALLIFRIYWGFAGTRTARFSDFVKGPGAILAYMRKLKRPYTPRIGHNALGALSVLALLAALAAQIGFGLFAIDVDGIESGPLAHLVSFDMARTASDLHDANFNLLVGLIGLHVAAVLFYHIALRANLIGPMVTGKRKGATASGIGPFPIGRAVIGVIIAGAAVALTQL
- a CDS encoding glutathione S-transferase family protein — translated: MDDLILTIGDKNLSSWSLRPWLLLTQAGIPFTEDNIRLDRPETRGILSEKSPSGLVPFLTHGDVKIWDSLAIMEYLNELFPEKQLWPEDPKARAIARSVSAEMHSGFAALRTVWPMMFTREGMRHLNAGGVQRDVNRINDLWTKCRKEYGNGGDFLFGKFSIADAMYAPVVSRFVTYGPVALSPEASAWRDMMFALPAMKAWGDGARKEISA
- a CDS encoding glutamine amidotransferase-related protein, whose translation is MHIRILETGEPPAPLNREYGAYPAMFERMLAPLSSRFSFSTSAIFKGEAAPGPSEFDGLLITGSPSGVYDGDSWITNAEKLARLTAKAGKPQVGVCFGHQLMAQAFGGEVTKSDRGWGVGVHKYELNGSAPWMTPPARRIACAVSHQDQVVTPPPGARVLGGSDFCPNGVIEYAQGPAISFQPHPEFAHDFGAALLRLRAERTPKDRVETGLSSYKNRSDRELMGRWIANFFLNHAR
- a CDS encoding enoyl-CoA hydratase, with amino-acid sequence MSDYISQTCDGAVLRLCFNRPDKKNAITTQMYAALADGLAQAQEDKSVRAVLFEGRGDFFTSGNDIGDFMSGAALADDAHGSRPVVRFLEAIATAEKPLIAAVNGPAVGVGVTMLFHCDLVYASEAAAFHTPFTDLAVVPEAASSLLLPRIAGHQRAAEMFILASKIDPHRAREFGFVNEVVAADALEEAALGAARSIAEKAPEAVRLTKQLMKGGREEVLERMKEEGEHFAAQLQSAEFREAGAAFLQKRKPDFSNIG
- a CDS encoding TldD/PmbA family protein, whose translation is MQSKEAESILSAVLADAKAAGAEAADAVFFHSVSSGVSWRMGKLEDVERSEAADLGLRVLIGKRQASVSTTDHSRSGLKELAERCAAMAKSAPEDPYCGLAPVDRLAKAPFRDLDLGDYAEPSTEALQERAAACEEAALAIKGVVNSSGAGASYGEGQKWLMTSHGFFGQSGGSNHSVSVSVLAQDDNGMERDYDYDSKTHLSNLGDPVAIGKNAGERAVKRLSPQKLKSRTAPVVFDNRLSRSLLSHLSGAVNGGAIARGVSFLKDKLGEKIFAENINIIDDPHVLQGAGSRPFDGEGVVNARIDLIKNGVLTAWLMNASQAMQLGLETNARAARGTGGAPGSGSTNLTLEPGKKTFDELLNDAKEGLLVTDMFGPQVNPNTGDYSVGCSGFWFENGTVADPVSEITIAGNILEMFAGLVPANDLDIRGATNAPSVLIPAMTIAGN